A window of Syngnathus acus chromosome 17, fSynAcu1.2, whole genome shotgun sequence genomic DNA:
CCATCTTTCCAGTCTGCTGGTatgttttcttcctcctcccataTTTTCCTGATGAGTGTGTGGAGCTTGATGGTTGTAGTTTCAACATCCGCCTGTAGGGCCTCTGCTGGGATTTCATCTGGCCCTGCGGCTTTGCCACGTCGGAGCATCATGATAGCCCTCTTTACCTCAGATCTTGTTGGGGGTGGGTGCAATTGATTTTGAGTTGGTATGCTGCTGGTGGGATCTCTATTACTTGGTCGGGCGGTGGTTTATTAAACAGCTCGCTGAAATGCTCTGTCCACCTTTGGTGTTGTTCCTCCTTGGTGGTGAGGAGTTGTCCCTCTTTATTCcggatttgtgtgttgttcTGTCTGAACTTCCCAGCTAGTTTCCTGGTGGTCATGTAGAGTTCCTTGAGATTATTTTGTGCTGCTGCTTCCTGTGCTTCTTTAGCCAGGGCCTCAATGTAGTTTTTCTTGTCCCGTTTGGCACTTTTCCTTACTTCCTTGTTTGCTTCCTCGTAGTCCTTGTGGGCTGCGGCCTTTCTCGCTCGTGTCTTGCATTTGTTTAGTGTGTCCTTTTTGGccctccttttatttttttccaggtttCTGTTGACAGCCAAAGTTTATGGTTTGTTGTCCTTTTCTCTAAAACTTCCAGACAGGTCTCCTTCCATACACTTTTCAGGCTGTTCCAGTACTCCTTCACTGGTTGTTCTTGCAGGGCTTGAAACCTGTTCTGGAGGGTGGTTTTATACAGCTCAGTTGTTCCAATGTCCTGAAAGAGCTGGATGTTGTACTTTTTTCTGTTCCAGAAGGGATATTGCGGCGCCTTAGCTTGAGTTGGAGTTTTGCAGCCAGTAGGTGGTGGTCTGATCCAGCGTCTGCCCCCCTCTTTACTCTCACATCCAGGAGAGACCGTCTGAACTTCCGGTTGATGCATATGTGGTCAATCTGGTTTTCGGTGGCGTGGTCGGGAGATATCTAGGTGGCTTTATGAATGTGTTTATGGGAGAATATAGTGCCTCCTATGACCAGGTTGGTGTCAGCACACATGTCTGCAAATCTTTCCCCATTTTCGTTCATGGTACCAAGTCCATGTCTTCCCATGGACAGTTCGTATCCATTGTTGTTTCCCACCTCGGCATTCATGTCGCCCATGAGTAAGGTTAGGTCTTTTTCCTTCCTGGACTGGAGTAGATGTTGTAGTTGGTTATAGAAATTATCCTTCATTTCCTCCTCTGCATTGTTGGTAGGTGCATAGCACTGTATGATTTGAAGGTTGATTCTTTTATGGGTGGTTTGGAATCTTGCAGTGATAATTCTTGAGCTGATGGGCtcccaactgataagggcctGTTGTGCTTCTTTGGAGAGCATGAGTGCCACTCCTTCTATGTGTGGTGCTGCTTCCTCTGCATGTCCAGAGTAGAGAATGTACTCGCCACTGGCTAGTTTGACTTCACCTGTCTGGGTCCATCTGGTTTCGCACAGGCCAAGAATGGAAACCTTGTATCTTCTCATCTCTCCCGCAGTGACTGTTGTTTTCCCTGCTGCGAACATGGTCCTGATGTTCCAGGTTGCTATGTTGGTCGGTTTCCTAGGGGATAGCAGATTCCACCGCACCCTCTCTAAATGGTTTTCAGCATGCGGCTTCATTTCCTCTTCAGCTTGTATGCTTGAAGAGTCTACATCTCCTAGGTTGcggggtttctttttcttcatcaatGTTTCTGTAATCGTTTTTAAATCCACTACACGGGTGATTGGCCCATGAGCTTTACCATTGCCCTATTTGCCAACTTGACCTGTTACCACCTCTCACGGCGGGGACGTTAAGGTTGGATTTTGAGAGGCATGTGTGCTTTAGTAGTTCTTTAATTTTTCAACTGAGTTTCTCTTCTTCTCTGTCTCCATGTGCCAGGTGACTGAGCTGGCGCCGCTCGGTTCTCTGCTGGATCGCTTGCGCTCCGTCCATCCGCAAGGCCCCGTGTTGATCCACACTCTGTGTCAGTATGCGGTGCAGGTGGCCTGCGGCATGGCCTATCTGGAGCAGAGGCGTTTTATACACAGGGATCTGGCAGCCAGGTACAGTCAACATTTTGATTCTAACAGGCAGGGCGAGCTGTGCGgcttaaaatctttttttggtgGTATTCATCTACTCTGGACTTAATTGCTCGtattttcccttccatattgTTTTTATGGCATCTGATGTTATTTTATGGATATAGACTTTGCTTCTCAATTCTCCACCCAGACATTTGTAGACTATTACAGGGCGACTTGGCCCACAGACTAAATGAGTCACTTGCTGGCTGGTATATTGGGTGCTCTTGGCCAGATTGAATCAATTGAAAAACCTCAATAGGCACCACTAATTTTcaaagttattttttgtttttgcatactTTAGTATCATGTCAGAGTTAGTTGTATATCTCATCGCAGACAGGCATGCCATGGTTAAAacttttccttttctgtcgATGGACAATACATTCTAAAttacaataaagaaaaaaaaaaacactactaGTAGCTACTGAAATATTGTTACTTAATGCAGCATACAACTTTCAGAATACATAATTGGTATAATTGCATACCAATGAGGAGAGAAATGTTCTCAGCACTGTAGAACTTTAGTTGTTGTCATTCAAGATGCAGAGCTCTGGGGTTAATATGTGACTCGTCTGTTCAGGAACATCTTACTGGCATCAGCTCACAGAGTGAAGATTGGCGATTTTGGCCTGATGAGGGCACTACCCAACAATCATGAGCATTATATCATGCAGGAACACCGCAAGGTTCCCTTTGCATGGTGAGTGAAAGCAATAATCAGAGCTCATGAGCTTTCAGATTGCAAAGGATCAGATTTAATAGACTCAAATATTATCttatttgtattatatattatattatatcatatatcatatcatattatgttatatttgttagggttgatagattattCTGATCGTATGATTGTTGGAAGGTAGACTATAATGATTAACCAAACTTGTCCTGCTCTCACAACGCAGTAAAATAAAGTGGTTGCATCCTCTGCttgattgaccagctgcagaggaagcaatcaaagttgttctgtttcccccaacgtcataaaacaccccctgctctgatttgaccagaggccaggggttcaccaaacctgtccactctcacccccaccctgttttctctcaataaatactctCTTGCAAGAATCAAGTCAGACTTCGTTCGAACATCGCTATATGCACAGTGACGAACattttctccacttgcaagtgctcaaagggcatactgtctcccgtgtggttcttgcaaataaacaatatgatatgatattatattataattaaaaaaatatatgttttcTGTACCACAGGTGCGCCCCTGAGAGTCTGAAGACCAGAACCTTTTCTCATGCTACTGACACGTGGATGTTTGGTGTGACTCTATGGGAAATGCTCACACAAGGCCAGGAGCCTTGGTTAGGCCTCAATGGGAGCCAGGTAGATAGATACGTGTATTTAGGAACATTTCAGTTCAGCAGTCAATGTGTTTGCGGAACAAATAATCTTCTTTTCTAatataaaagaagaaaaatcctAAATGCTacaatatatttgtatatttatcaagttttttttctcttccagaTTCTGCATAAAATTGATAAAGAAAATGAACGCCTTCCTAAGCCAGAGGACTGTCCGCAGGATATTTACAACGTCATGTTGCAGTGCTGGGCACAGAAATCAGATGACAGACCTACTTTTATAGCCCTACGGGAGTTCCTACTTGAGGTAAATTGGCAGCTTTTCGGAAGCGACTGCTTTAGCATTCTTGGGGGGTTGATACGCTCAACAATACCAGAGAAAAGTAATGTGAATGTCAAGCTTGAGGATTCTCTTTACTGAAATTTATCTTTAACGACACCTAGCGGACAATCCCTGCAATACCtgttaaaatgtttgcatAAAAAACATACACCTGTGCCAGCAACATTTTtggaggaaataaaataaaatatgaatttctATTTAGTCACCAAGTTAAATAGACACAACTAAAGCAATAAATGACATTGGCAATTTCTGAAGATTATAAATATGCAATATAATGAACAGATAAAcccacacaaataaaacctcTCTTTAGTGGCAattattttgaacattttgatgCTCTCATTAGGTGACGCCTCAATATGCCGTGGTGcttgtttgcatttgtgtcTGAAGTGCACAGATGTGTTTCAGACCATGCCTACGGaaatgtgtgccctgcacgACTTTGATGAGCAAGATAAGCTCCTGATTCAGaccgatgatgtcatcacaatCATTGAGGGGAGGTGagagccttttttttgtttcaggtgTTGAATACAAAAAATCATGTATTTTCAATTCCCTGATAATTTCCTTGTTAAATATTTCAGAGCCGAGAACTATTGGTGGCGAGGTCAAAACCAACGCACCCTCAAAGTGGGACAGTTTCCCCGGCACGTGGTGACTTCAGTGGCAGGTTTGTCAGCTCATGACATCAGCCGACCACTCAAGAACAGCTTCATCCACACCGGCCACGGGGATGCCAACCCTCATCGCTGCTGGGGCTTCCCTGACAAGATCGATGAGTAAAGACTTCTTATTGTTTTATGGCTAACAAGTCACTTGAATTAGGTCTAGATACTTTTTATTAGGTGCACTTTTTATTAGCAGGAAATTGACCACAAAAGACCCACTGTGAGGCTTTTACCAGTTGATGGTAGTATTTCATTATAGTTTCTGACCATGACTGCCTAGCTCAACTAATTAtgccccctcctccctcacAGTTTGTATCTTGGGAATCCGATGGATCCTCCCGATGTTCTCGGTTTGGACCTCAGTGCAGCTCGGCCCACTCAGCTACCCGGGCGAGCCAAAAGTGAGTCAATGATAACATGACCATCACTTATTTTCTGGTGATCATTTCGGTCTCcttatcaatgttttttttactttgttgcTACTTCAACAGTAGTTGAAAATATAGCATTAATTTTAATACtcataatgttttattttagcagtTGAGTCATGTGTGGCTTTACCGCTGGCTTTAATCTGACACgttacaaaaacatgcatggtagatTAATTGGACATATTAAATTGTCTGAAGGTGTGAATGGGATCCAAAAGAAAACTGCAACGTTTAttctttaattttatttagattttggtCTGTTACTACCATCATATTCATAAGTTGATGGTCCTGTCCAGACGTCCTGTAAAATTAttacatttaatttgatttgtgaCTATCCTATATATACTTTGTGTTTGAAATTCTGAAAAATCCTTTTATTTCCTGACTTTAACTCAAATGGCATCTTTTCTGACGTACTTGCTGTCCCTTCCCCCCCCTTGTTCCTTGCACTGCGGTGGCTGTATTTTGTTTCCAGAGGAGCCTCCTCCTCGCCCTCCTCAACCAAGCGTGGTAATCAAGAGTAAGTCTGCTTTCTCTCAGCAGCTCTTCACCCATTGCTCCTGCCCTCTCTGTTCCCTTCTAGCTCCACTCTTCAAAGGTAACACCTCATGtattttttctcttgttttcttcttgcgCAGTGACTCTCCCATTACTTTTATTTCCAATTCCATAACGTCATTGTTTGTCTCCTTCCCTTCACCGAACCTCGCCTTCAAGTCCCCCAGCTATGTaccacgctttttttttttggtggtgtgAACTCATCTTTCAGTTCCACAAAAgtaatgaattatttttcacGTTCCTCCTCAGAGCCTTGTTATGATGCAGTGTATCAGGATGAGGACTTGACATCTGCCGAATTGAAGAGACTGTCACTTGGGAAAATTGGTTCTGTCAAACTTCGACCGACGGCCCGGGTCTCGTCTTCCAAACGGGGCACTGACAAGACTGGGAGAGAAGCGTCCCTCATTGACTTTGGGGAAGACTTTCCCTCGCCCGCACCCTCCCCGACACCTGCGGTTGAAATCCCAAGTGTTGTAAAGCTGTTTTTGAAAGCTGAGAATCTCTTGGACAGAACACCTTCTCAGAGTCCCTCCAAGTCGTTGCCCCGCCCACTTCACCCCACGCCGGTAGTAGACTGGGATGCACGGCCTTTACCCCCGCCCCCGGCGTATGACGACGTAGCCCAAGATGAAGATGATATGGAGGTGCGGTAGGACCTGTTACTACAATCCATGTCGGATGTAAATAATAACGGCCTCTTTAAATTCAGTCGTAATCCAAAATTAAGACGCCTTGTCTTTTTACCCATCAAAGGCTTACCGTccttttccatgtataatacgcctccatgtataatacgcaccctaaaaatggcatgtcgatgctggaaaaaagcctgtacccatgtataatacgcacccaaattttgactcttacttaagtccgtaaacgtaaaattatttcagaaaaaagatcatctttgggaacaaccggatgttattctgccggtcagtatcactgcgcatgcgctagcaaactcgatagcggagaaatgtttcggatttgtgtagggtacattgtgacagcaaacgagcaggtgatcgagcaagcgtctgatacgagagcattgtgttcgtatggagcgtgtttgaagtgaacagcagagaggaaaggaacaaggcaaagtgttgtgaaataaaatattacctgtaatacgcatttaggtagagaactgaagtctcgctctttatatagctgacgtgtcttgcacatccgttctgcgcatctgtaatggcggcctccgtatgatatccggtttgcgatggagattaaaaaacaatatttgacaataacacaccatcaaggattggaccatcgcatcaaacgatgtgtcgtcaattatgaattttactgactaagtgtgttgggcaggatggctgaatgcgatgcgcgattgacgtgtcttgcgcatccgttctgcgcatactgtcatggcggcctccgtatgatatccggtttgcgacggagattaaaaaacaaacagtatttgacaataacacaccatcaaggattggaccatcgcatcaaacgatgtgtcgtcaattatgaattttactgactgtgttgggcaggatggctgaatgcgatgcgcgattgacgtgtcttgcgcatccgttctgcgcatactgtcatggcggcctccgtataatatccggtctgcgatggagattaaaaaacaaacaatatttgacaataacacaccatcaaggattgcaccatcgcatcaaacgatgtgtcgtcaattatgaattttactgactaagtgggttgggcaggatggctgaatgcgatgcgcgattgacaacaaacaagaagaaaggtgatttcaagttttattttgagggagattttcttcaaaaattgttgtacccatgtataatgcgcaccccagattttaggacaataaattagttaaattttgcgtattatacatggaaaaagacggtacTTTAACCCCTCTTTAATATTTTGAACAATTTTTGGAtattttctttacatttttgcACAACTTCCGGTCCTCTGCAAAGGAGCTGAATGGCCAAaaacaacccccccaaaaaacgtttgatatgtaaataaaatttgCTGCTTCAACTAGAAATGAAAACTAGAAATTCATCATGTTGCACTTTTGTGACCAAGATGACTTCTAATTACTCTTCAACAAGACTTGAATTGCAGGATGTTCTCAGAGAGAAGTGATCTTAAAGTGTCAGTGTCAATTGTAGAGCTACAGAGAACGGAAGTATAGAAGTAGACATTCTCGGATATATATTTATCGATTTACGGAGCAAACAGCTGCTGAAAATGTTGCCGTTGGGCTTCTtgttaaagaataaaataaaaaggttatGCACATCACATCATTTGGATTTTCACTAGtggaataataatagtaaCTATATTCATGCAGTTTTCATTATATTTCGTTTTCATCTTAGGTGAGTTCCATCAACGGCATGGAGCAACAGCACAGTAAGGAGCAGAAGAATGTTCGCATCCCAGAGGAGGAGCTTCCCTGTGGACAGGAAGCGGGGGGCGTGGCCTGTGTCTTCAGAGTTACAAACAAACCATGCCTGGAGGATAACCTCTTTCTACCCAGCAAGCACAGCCAGGGCCCAACTACCTCATTCTCCCAGTCTGAAGAAATATTCCAGGAACTCCAGCAAGAGTGCATGAGGAGGCTCAACGTCCCGAGTTCAGCCTCAAGCCTGCAGGCACACGCTGAGAATAAACCCCAGATTCCCCCTCGTGTCCCTATTCCCCCTCGGCCAATTAAAAAGGGCGACTACTCCTCCGCTCGTTGGTCCCGGGACCTCTCTCTATCCCCGAACCCGGCCGACCTCACCAATGACATTTCAAGCTCAGAGCAGGATCGGCCACCGCAAATTCCTCCCAGGGAACCTTTGTCGCAGCCTGGCTCCAGGACTCCCAGCCCCAAAAGCCTGGAGGTGGGCTCACCGCAGCAGAGAGTCTACTCTGTCAGCCCCATCAGCATACCAGTTGCCCTAACCGCctgcccccccacacacacctacaGCTCCTACCTCTCCACCTCTCCAGGTAAATTCATGCCTACTACGCACAGCTTTGCTTCGGATCCCAAATACACTGCACCCAAAGTGATCCAGGCACAGGGGAAGGACTTTGTAAACAAGGCCCCCTGCATCCTCCCCATAGTCCGTGATGGACGGAAAGTTAGTAACACTCACTATTACCTTCTGCCGGAGAGGCCGCCCTACCTTGACAAATACGACCGCTTCTTCAGGGAGGCCGAGAGCCTGACCGGCAGCACTGCCGAGGACAGACGCGTACGGCAAGCTAACACCGCTACGGTGCGACCGATGCTGCTCAGCACTTTGCAGGCGCAGGCTCAGGGACAGGGGATTGCCCCGCTGGGTGAGCTGAAGACTAATTTCTCCAGCAATCTTGGAGCACGGACAGGAATGAAGACATCAGTTAGCCTCTCTGGTATTTGTGCTGAGGCTTTGACAACACCAGCGGGCATCGCTGACTGTCCCAGGACAGACGGATTGGAAAATTCAGCTGACAGAGTTAAAGCGGTAATCCTAACTTTTATTTGCTTGACTTTATGAAATGTCAAAGTCAATAACAAACTTATTTGTATTGAATAACTGTCTGACTATCAAACCTGATTGTTATCTTTGGAAAAGTAAATCATACAATATGATACCGTGTTGCTACTGTCATAGTAGTCATGTTGTTAAGGTTCAATGCATTATAGTACAgaactaataaataaaaaacaatatttttaaacacttcaggtaatttgtgtgtgttttggctgCCGCTATGTGGAATTATGGTATTGTCATTAATTGCTCACTAAATTGCACAATACGGTACTGGTTCTTGCCGCAACACTAATCACAATAATACTTAAGATATGGCCATCAGATAATTGTTATTGATCAATTGTATATTATCATTCTTGATTGCAGGTGCAAGAGGCAGTTCATGGTGTGACGATCGATGAGTGTCAAACTGCCCTCCAGAACCACAATGGGAACATTGAGAAAGCTGTGCATTACCTGAAGGTAAGAACATGTATTACTAATATGCAATAcagaattttcattttatatacgtatatatatatatttatatatatatatatatatatatatatttatatatatatatatatttatatatatatatatatatttttttatatatatatatatatatatatatatatatatatacatatatatatatttatatatatatatacatatatatatatttatatacgtatatattaggggtgtaaatcgcgggttttgtcacgatacgatatcatatcgatacaaagaacctcgatacgatatttgccgatatcttaaagcctgctgtgattcattcacgatacatcacgatatagtgctccacgatcgatatttttatttttatttattttttttaaataaaaaatatagaacaatatcctgatttataacaattcatacgcaaaatcaacaaggtactgcaaactctttatttaggaaattacaagagtattgtagtatacaaagtgcttattttaacactgaactttatcaaattcctacattttttctcataagtaaagaaaaatgaatattctttctttttttgtaataccattaactttaaagtgcattactgaactatttatttacaataattttaattgtccgttgagccatcttttctttggaatccaaagtgcttccaaacgaatgacttgaagcccaaaggggagcgaatttcctcgtcttcttggacactagccatagcaccagcccaggagccgcgtagttgtcggctcccctttcacgtgcctgctctgctcacaacacagcacgccgcgtactgctcccggaaagaggaagcaagcaacaatgaactggatttcaaaataaagtcgcgtctaatgtccgaggtcaaacacggcgatataaatcgatgtttacgtttagcatcgatgccaataaatcgtagagcattatatcgattaatcgatgtgtatcgatgaatcgttacacccctagtatatatatatatttatatatatatataatttttttgctgcagtTTCCTTATGCTATATCAGAAAGGTATACAAGATAATAGAAAAACGgctatcactttttttttaaactaaattGCTCTTTTCCAATCACTACCTGCCTTCTACATTCATCAGCAATCACCGTCATAATTTTGGGTGATAACGTGAGGGGTGGATCCTGCCAATATGGCCTTGACAGTGAATGATTCATGCTTCAATCtatctttttcttcaaactgATGGCTACCATCATTCagtctatttaatattttcccTCCATCACCTCACATGATTGACTGTTCCAGAAAACCAAGGGAAATATCATTAACATTTCAGACATAAATTATTGCTCAAAACTATGGAGTCAAAGttcccacataaaaagctaaaCTTTTTAACAAGGAAATAGCAATTACATTTCAGACATAAATTATTGCTCAGAACTATGGAGTCAAAGTTCccacataaaaagcaaaactttttaACAGCCTCATCCACGAGTGTATTGTCCAGCGATTGCAATCCATTAAAATATCGGCCTTTTGTAATGGAGGTAATATTTTTGGTGCAGTAAGGGAATTGCAGCCCTCGCTGGTCAAGTGCTTTGCAGCTCCCCCTTTGGTGCATTCCAGGTCAACCTTTGGCATTTCCAGTAATAACATTTTTATGTACAGTAACTGTAACTGCAATCAGGTCGTCATTGAAAGCTGatgttggccatttttttttaaagtggatTCCGCTTCGGCCATTACGGGGCTTTGTTGATCCTTCTGGGAAAATTAGACCATTGCGACTGTGATGAACAGGTTGTAAATGCACTATTTCATCTGCTCCCTCCTCTCTTGTTGTGTCTGCGACCGCTGTGCAGCGTACTTTCTGTAAATAAAAGCCATGAGTGCCCGGCAAGGGAGCAATTAAATGTTTGATAACAACCATCAAGAAGTTTAGAAGATAAAGAAAATGGCCATCAAGATGTTTTGGTTTCAATCTAAACAATGGTTGTGTATTTGGACTAAGCAATTTGAGAACGTGCTTGCAGGCTTCCATTGTCCTGTGCTACTATTAAAAAATTCTGCTCAGATTTTCAATGGCTGGTTTGTTTGCTCGTAGGTGGAgcagttgttttgtttgggaCTGAGGAGCAGGTCTGAGTGTTTGAAGTTGCTGGAGATGTGTGACTGGAACCTGGAGGTTGCCGGCACCCAAATGTTGGATAACTATGAATCTACAACACAACAAAGGTACCATTCACTTTGCTCATAGGAACTTTAGCTAACTATGTATAAACAGTATCTTCTccatttatttacaaacacaaatataccCCCCCTCCACCAATCTAATTCAAAGCTTCCTCATGTTTCTAGGCTGTGAGGGAACATCTCAGGCTTCAGAGCTCTGATTGGAACTTCCTCCTCAATAAAACGTCTCTGGACCATCTTCTGACCCTTCAGACTGTGACTttagtatgaaaaaaaaaaactagttcactgaaacacaaacctcagttcaaatgaaattgaggcattttgtaaaatgtaaacaaaaacagactACAATGATaactgattttttatttttttattttgttttgatgtacaACTTCAGTTGCGCAACAGTCCAGGCAGGCTCTCGgtcatattttgtgtttcaacGTTCATCAGTTTGAACATGGAGTATCttgtaacattttaaatagaagttgaaaaggatttgcaaatcattgcattctgttttgtttacatttttacacAACGTCTTAACTTCAGTggattttattgtattgcaaAATTCTAGctcctgaaaaaaaagtctgtcatATTTGGACTGGTCAGAAATTGCTCCTCTTATTAAGAATTTGTATGAGTCAACAATCCTACTTTTCAGCCACTGTTAGCTTTGTGTGTCCTGTCAAATTCTGCTATTAATGCTGCAATTAGTGGAGAGACTGTTTTGTCTCtggtctccccccccccccccacacacacacacattgtacaAGAAATACATTCAAGTTTTGTGTTTAATAAAAAAGGCACAGGGAACACTGGCTGCTGAGCTCCTGCACAGGAACGTTCagttgacaaaaaatatataatataccaCATCAACACAAAGAGCCATTGGTTTCAATTCCAAATTAAGATCAGTGGTCATTGTGGTCTAAGAGTTCACTTCTTATTCATGAGCTCCCAGAAGTTGTttctaaagattttttttccgccaAGTCTGCTGGAACTATGCGCAGCCAATAATAGACGCTAATAATGGTAACCTTGTCATTTATGCCTGCTCATTACTTCAAACCACAATTGGTGCACAGCTCtgctcaaatgtgtttttttttttttgtgatataaaaaaaaaaatgagaccaagatatagccttttaaaacatttccgCCATGAGTCTGACTATTAACTTGTTCAACAGGTGAAGCACAAACAAACTTTGTCGTTAATTAGAGGTCAAGCTTCTGCACCTGCAGATTCAtctattgcatttttttttaaatttaatttttgggacgttttttgttttttgggaatGTGAATAAAGCCACATCCTCAGTAATGAGGCTGTGCACGCttgtgcattatttttttattttcattcttaGTTTACTAttggaattctttttttgaaaggaTTTATCTTTGAATAGGGTAGTgt
This region includes:
- the tnk2b gene encoding tyrosine kinase, non-receptor, 2b isoform X1; the protein is MGETAEYKRLQETLESDCHCASDDDEEKLGNNMECEEGTDWLLELLIEVQLQQYFLRIRDDLNVTRLSHFDYVKNEDLEKIGMGRPGQRRLWEAVKRRKAMCKRKSWMSKVFSGKRPDGGDFPQQGQPTSSFRKLSSTPPLGLVEGVLATYPAGDVPLDGQQQQALTCLISEKDLTLLEKLGDGSFGVVKRGEWLTPAGKLMNVAVKCLKTDVLSQPDALEDFICEVNAMHSLDHQNLIHLYGVVLTHPMKMVTELAPLGSLLDRLRSVHPQGPVLIHTLCQYAVQVACGMAYLEQRRFIHRDLAARNILLASAHRVKIGDFGLMRALPNNHEHYIMQEHRKVPFAWCAPESLKTRTFSHATDTWMFGVTLWEMLTQGQEPWLGLNGSQILHKIDKENERLPKPEDCPQDIYNVMLQCWAQKSDDRPTFIALREFLLETMPTEMCALHDFDEQDKLLIQTDDVITIIEGRAENYWWRGQNQRTLKVGQFPRHVVTSVAGLSAHDISRPLKNSFIHTGHGDANPHRCWGFPDKIDDLYLGNPMDPPDVLGLDLSAARPTQLPGRAKKEPPPRPPQPSVVIKSKSAFSQQLFTHCSCPLCSLLAPLFKEPCYDAVYQDEDLTSAELKRLSLGKIGSVKLRPTARVSSSKRGTDKTGREASLIDFGEDFPSPAPSPTPAVEIPSVVKLFLKAENLLDRTPSQSPSKSLPRPLHPTPVVDWDARPLPPPPAYDDVAQDEDDMEVSSINGMEQQHSKEQKNVRIPEEELPCGQEAGGVACVFRVTNKPCLEDNLFLPSKHSQGPTTSFSQSEEIFQELQQECMRRLNVPSSASSLQAHAENKPQIPPRVPIPPRPIKKGDYSSARWSRDLSLSPNPADLTNDISSSEQDRPPQIPPREPLSQPGSRTPSPKSLEVGSPQQRVYSVSPISIPVALTACPPTHTYSSYLSTSPGKFMPTTHSFASDPKYTAPKVIQAQGKDFVNKAPCILPIVRDGRKVSNTHYYLLPERPPYLDKYDRFFREAESLTGSTAEDRRVRQANTATVRPMLLSTLQAQAQGQGIAPLGELKTNFSSNLGARTGMKTSVSLSGICAEALTTPAGIADCPRTDGLENSADRVKAVQEAVHGVTIDECQTALQNHNGNIEKAVHYLKVEQLFCLGLRSRSECLKLLEMCDWNLEVAGTQMLDNYESTTQQRLYFFPVNMDHLMKSNTQI
- the tnk2b gene encoding tyrosine kinase, non-receptor, 2b isoform X5, translated to MECEEGTDWLLELLIEVQLQQYFLRIRDDLNVTRLSHFDYVKNEDLEKIGMGRPGQRRLWEAVKRRKAMCKRKSWMSKVFSGKRPDGGDFPQQGQPTSSFRKLSSTPPLGLVEGVLATYPAGDVPLDGQQQQALTCLISEKDLTLLEKLGDGSFGVVKRGEWLTPAGKLMNVAVKCLKTDVLSQPDALEDFICEVNAMHSLDHQNLIHLYGVVLTHPMKMVTELAPLGSLLDRLRSVHPQGPVLIHTLCQYAVQVACGMAYLEQRRFIHRDLAARNILLASAHRVKIGDFGLMRALPNNHEHYIMQEHRKVPFAWCAPESLKTRTFSHATDTWMFGVTLWEMLTQGQEPWLGLNGSQILHKIDKENERLPKPEDCPQDIYNVMLQCWAQKSDDRPTFIALREFLLETMPTEMCALHDFDEQDKLLIQTDDVITIIEGRAENYWWRGQNQRTLKVGQFPRHVVTSVAGLSAHDISRPLKNSFIHTGHGDANPHRCWGFPDKIDDLYLGNPMDPPDVLGLDLSAARPTQLPGRAKKEPPPRPPQPSVVIKSKSAFSQQLFTHCSCPLCSLLAPLFKEPCYDAVYQDEDLTSAELKRLSLGKIGSVKLRPTARVSSSKRGTDKTGREASLIDFGEDFPSPAPSPTPAVEIPSVVKLFLKAENLLDRTPSQSPSKSLPRPLHPTPVVDWDARPLPPPPAYDDVAQDEDDMEVSSINGMEQQHSKEQKNVRIPEEELPCGQEAGGVACVFRVTNKPCLEDNLFLPSKHSQGPTTSFSQSEEIFQELQQECMRRLNVPSSASSLQAHAENKPQIPPRVPIPPRPIKKGDYSSARWSRDLSLSPNPADLTNDISSSEQDRPPQIPPREPLSQPGSRTPSPKSLEVGSPQQRVYSVSPISIPVALTACPPTHTYSSYLSTSPGKFMPTTHSFASDPKYTAPKVIQAQGKDFVNKAPCILPIVRDGRKVSNTHYYLLPERPPYLDKYDRFFREAESLTGSTAEDRRVRQANTATVRPMLLSTLQAQAQGQGIAPLGELKTNFSSNLGARTGMKTSVSLSGICAEALTTPAGIADCPRTDGLENSADRVKAVQEAVHGVTIDECQTALQNHNGNIEKAVHYLKVEQLFCLGLRSRSECLKLLEMCDWNLEVAGTQMLDNYESTTQQRLYFFPVNMDHLMKSNTQI